The Henckelia pumila isolate YLH828 chromosome 2, ASM3356847v2, whole genome shotgun sequence genome includes a window with the following:
- the LOC140881570 gene encoding uncharacterized protein produces the protein MTTLERLNLEDLQDLEDSFANLKVVDLKMNFPEGEQSIGNPPRYVVKTEEPHSEFHVGGNSHSAGTRSRKSNIPIHQTPYGKTVLDPIYPYGIMLNLDVLDFKNREDLIDDWTSAMRIAAGTLDLNKEGFIKLLEMILMGSVKIAWEMTMLETKESILAGELLNEIGGRMATLFKAQFIGVDYFNNQDTEKKKRYTQALYSLELHDIYLVDEYIMLFTKYRWNSGVEENIAIQLFFAKMPSPWREMLIKEYVPGNLDTLARRASFLKGKLAEWCHMAVLQKNYKKIRGINKHTPLCCRENDLPTIIGNKSQGFKRKKFRNNPYNKRMKSSWKPRTFWSKQKVKGYRSGRRSGPTSICSGAPSLLQQARWQDSRLFRKFGVPFLYGTRR, from the coding sequence atgactactttagaaagattaaatctcgaggatctacaagatcttgagGATTCTTTTGcaaatctcaaagtagtagatctaaaaatgaatttccctgagggtgaacaatccatagggaatccccctagatatgtggttaaaacagaagaaccacatagtgagttccatgttggaGGAAATTCACATTCAGccggaaccagatcaagaaagagtaatataccaatacatcaaactccttatggaaaaactgttttagaccctATATATCCTTATGGGATTATGTTAAACCTggatgttctggacttcaaaaacagagaagatcttatagatgattggacatcagcaatgagaatagcagcaggaactttagatctcaataaagaaggatttatcaaacttctggaaatgattctaatgggatctgtcaagatagcttgggaaatgaccatgctagaaaccaaggaatcaatcttagcaggagaattaCTTAacgagattggaggaagaatggctaccctttttaaagcacaattcataggggtagactatttcaataatcaagatacagagaaaaagaaaagatatactcaagctctgtatagcctcgagttacatgatatctatttagttgatgaatatattatgttattcaccaaatacagatggaattcgggagttgaagaaaatatagccattcagctatttttcgcaaaaatgccaagcccctggagagaaatgctgataaaagaatacgttccaggtaatcttgatacattggcaagacgcgcctcctttttgaaaggtaAATTGGcggaatggtgccatatggcagtattacaaaagaactacaagaaaataaggggtattaataagcatactcctctatgttgtagagaaaatgatctccctacgattatagggaataaatcacagggatttaagaggaagaaattcagaaataatccctacaataaaagaatgaaaagttcttggaaaccaagaacattttggtccaaacaaaaggtcaAAGGCTATAGATctggtagaagaagtggacctactaGCATCTGTTCTGGAGCTCCATCTCTCCTACAACAAGCTAGATGGCAGGATTCCCGACTCTTTAGGAAATTTGGTGTCCCTTTCCTCTATGGAACTCGACGATAA
- the LOC140879917 gene encoding disease resistance protein RPM1-like, whose product MAESAASFLFKRLTLFLQQERELLGGIGDNAVYIRDELGQMRAFLRAADEKEETDPQIKEWVKQVREISYDTEDVLDTYMLKLAPLHPDADGYKRYIKKPYTAAKKLLVRHQIASEFQKIKLRMENITKTQMTLKGIYDFKDQGSSSKTYDTRGDALLLEEDEVVGIEEPKKQLVGWLKHTDDGLMVISVVGMGGLGKTTLVKKVYDDASVKANFDSHVWVTVSENFNLERVLRDMINQLAQEVKLQPPQNLDAMDADEMKEYVYKFLKDKTYMVVLDDVWKTDVWESIRYAFPRKSACGRIIITTRSNNIGNAACSETCGKLYNLDPLTTENSKNLFYKKAFPRNSCPPYLKEITESILKRCEGLPLAIVVIGGLLATKKNNFEDWKIFERTIGVELQGDYLKRMNRLWSLSYYDLPYYLKACFLYLSIFPEDYLVKKGEVIRLWVAEGFVEAKEGMTQEEVAENYLNELLNRSLIQVADTYVDGRPLFLRLHDILREYIISKSREQNLFTVTSGRGGEMAYPDKIRVMAIHGRMKEREEFNNVKYLRSLFWLDFADSKSELAFSNILGHCKLLKVLNLKERSIESIPNVVFKLYHLKYLDLSRTNIKFIPKSIGNLQNLETLDLEQSKLTELPIEILTLGRLRHLFIGSNNSATSESFDCVQGLKAPYEIGSHLTSLQTLHWIDADDIKIVGEVGKLTQLRRLGITKLRREDGRDLCSSLVKLTNLRWLYISGINEDEVIDLDNSRSSFTLPFLHTIILHGHLEKFPRWVCWLHGLTTVQLWWSRLREDPLQHLEDLPNLVCLQMGMFAYEGEELIFKGRKFKKLERLSLLKLRGLKSVRVEKDCMPHLKRLDLEECEEMEELLEGIEHLSDLEHVSIATMSEKFTRRLSEQKWKLAHVPRVELWEFVDDEWKLQQFPSVVNIELIAHVPEVEVWEFVDNEWKILQ is encoded by the coding sequence ATGGCAGAGAGTGCGGCATCGTTTCTCTTCAAACGGCTTACGCTCTTCCTTCAACAGGAGCGAGAATTGCTTGGAGGGATCGGAGACAATGCGGTGTATATTCGAGATGAATTGGGACAGATGAGGGCATTCCTCCGAGCTGCTGACGAGAAAGAAGAAACTGATCCCCAAATCAAAGAATGGGTCAAGCAAGTGCGCGAGATATCTTACGACACTGAAGATGTCCTCGATACATACATGCTCAAACTAGCCCCTTTACATCCTGATGCAGATGGATACAAACGATACATCAAAAAGCCTTACACCGCGGCGAAAAAATTGTTGGTCCGCCACCAAATTGCGTCTGAGTTCCAAAAAATAAAGTTGAGAATGGAAAACATTACCAAGACTCAGATGACATTGAAAGGGATTTATGATTTCAAGGATCAAGGATCAAGCAGCAAAACGTATGACACTCGAGGTGATGCTCTTCTATTGGAAGAAGATGAGGTTGTGGGCATTGAAGAACCAAAGAAACAACTTGTAGGGTGGCTGAAGCATACTGATGATGGGCTTATGGTCATTTCAGTGGTTGGCATGGGTGGGTTGGGCAAAACGACCCTCGTTAAAAAGGTCTATGATGATGCATCGGTGAAGGCCAATTTTGATAGCCATGTGTGGGTTACGGTTTCAGAAAATTTCAACTTAGAGCGTGTTTTGCGAGACATGATTAACCAGCTTGCTCAGGAAGTCAAGCTACAACCGCCTCAAAATCTAGACGCAATGGATGCTGATGAAATGAAAGAATATGTTTACAAGTTTCTCAAGGATAAAACTTACATGGTTGTCCTAGATGACGTTTGGAAAACCGATGTATGGGAATCCATCAGGTATGCGTTTCCAAGGAAGAGTGCTTGTGGCCGCATCATCATCACGACTCGCTCAAACAACATAGGAAACGCTGCTTGTAGCGAGACCTGTGGCAAATTGTATAATTTAGATCCTTTGACAACTGAGAATTCAAAAAACTTGTTTTACAAAAAGGCATTTCCACGAAATTCATGTCCTCCTTATTTAAAGGAAATCACGGAAAGTATATTAAAGAGATGTGAGGGATTGCCGCTTGCAATTGTTGTCATCGGTGGACTTCTAGCGACCAAGAAGAACAATTTTGAAGATTGGAAAATATTTGAGCGTACCATTGGTGTTGAATTACAGGGAGACTATCTCAAAAGAATGAACAGATTATGGTCTCTAAGTTATTATGACTTGCCCTACTATCTCAAAGCATGCTTCTTGTACTTGAGCATATTTCCAGAAGATTATTTGgtcaaaaagggggaagtaATTCGACTATGGGTAGCAGAAGGTTTCGTGGAGGCAAAAGAAGGAATGACACAGGAAGAAGTGGCAGAGAACTATTTGAATGAGCTTCTAAACAGAAGTCTAATCCAGGTTGCAGATACATATGTTGATGGAAGGCCACTTTTTCTTCGTCTCCACGACATTCTAAGAGAATacatcatttcaaaatcaagagaACAAAATCTTTTTACAGTAACCAGCGGAAGGGGAGGAGAAATGGCGTATCCTGATAAGATCCGAGTCATGGCAATTCATGGTAGAATGAAAGAGAGAGAAGAATTCAATAACGTGAAGTATCTTCGGTCTTtgttttggttggattttgcaGATTCGAAATCAGAACTCGCTTTCAGTAACATTTTGGGCCACTGCAAACTATTGAAGGTATTGAATCTCAAAGAGCGTTCAATCGAAAGCATCCCAAATGTGGTATTCAAACTATATCACCTCAAATATCTGGACTTAAGCAGAACAAACATCAAATTCATTCCAAAATCAATCGGAAATCTTCAAAACCTAGAGACACTAGATCTCGAGCAATCCAAATTGACCGAATTGCCCATCGAGATtctgacgcttggcagacttcgGCATCTCTTCATAGGATCAAACAACTCCGCAACTTCAGAGTCTTTTGATTGTGTACAAGGCTTGAAGGCGCCATATGAAATAGGATCTCACTTGACATCCTTGCAAACGCTACATTGGATAGATGCAGATGacattaaaatagtgggagaagTAGGGAAGCTAACTCAACTCCGAAGATTAGGAATCACAAAGCTGAGAAGAGAAGATGGAAGAGATCTTTGCTCGTCGCTGGTGAAGCTTACCAACCTGCGGTGGCTATACATTTCAGGCATTAACGAGGATGAGGTGATAGATTTGGATAACTCTCGGTCTTCTTTTACTCTGCCATTTCTTCATACAATTATCCTACATGGACATTTGGAGAAGTTTCCTCGGTGGGTGTGTTGGCTTCATGGGCTCACTACAGTACAATTATGGTGGAGTAGACTAAGAGAGGATCCATTACAACACCTGGAAGATTTGCCCAATCTGGTATGCCTACAGATGGGTATGTTTGCATATGAAGGCGAAGAATTAATTTTCAAGGGCAGAAAATTTAAGAAGCTTGAAAGATTGAGCCTTTTGAAATTAAGAGGATTGAAAAGTGTGAGGGTGGAGAAAGATTGCATGCCTCATTTGAAACGATTGGATTTAGAGGAATGTGAAGAAATGGAGGAGTTGCTGGAGGGCATCGAGCATTTGAGCGATCTTGAGCATGTGAGCATCGCAACAATGTCGGAGAAATTCACGAGAAGACTTTCCGAGCAGAAGTGGAAGCTTGCACATGTTCCTAGAGTTGAGCTTTGGGAATTTGTCGATGATGAATGGAAACTACAACAGTTTCCGTCGGTCGTAAATATTGAGCTAATTGCACATGTTCCTGAAGTTGAGGTTTGGGAATTTGTCGATAATGAATGGAAGATACTACAATAG
- the LOC140881569 gene encoding disease resistance protein RPM1-like, with the protein MAESAASFLFNQLTLFLQQEQELLGGIGDNAVYIRDELGQMRAFLRVADEKEETDPQLKEWVNKVRDITYDIEDVLETYMLKLAHLHRDEDGYKRYIKKIYASVKTLMVRHQIASDFQKIKLRMENVSKTQLRFKDIYGYKDQGSSSQTYDTRGDALLLEEEEVVGIEKPKKQLVEWLKETRDGLMVISMVGMGGLGKTTLVKKIFDDASVKANFECHVWVTVSQNFILESLLQDMINKLANEVKLRPPQNLGTMNADEMKEYVYKFLKDKTYLIVLDDVWKIDVWESIRYAFPRKSASSRIIITTRFSSIGNAACSETCGHLYDLDLLNAEDSKKLFYRKAFPRNTCPSYLKEISESILKRCKGLPLAIVVIGGLLATKKNNFEDWKMFEHNIGFELHGDDLKRMNKLLSLSYYDLPYHLKACYLYLSIFPEDYFFDKVEVSQLWIAEGFVEAKDGMLLEEVAETYLKELHNRSLIQVAHTNHDGAVWFRIHDILREYIISKSREQNIFTAITCGGEMMFPDKIRRMAIHSRLKETKEFYKLKYLRSLFWLELEDIKSLLFLQKVLSHCRLMKVLNLNKAPIESIPNEVFKLYHLKYLNLSRTNVKVIPKSIGNLGNLESLNLEGSKVTEVPIEILKLHKLRHLLVESDNDTDDDSPAWVQGLKAPYEIGSYLTSLQTLCCIDAEETDGIKIVREVGKLTQLRRLSITKLRREDGMDLCLSLVKLTNMRSLEISSINKDEVMDLDHSLSSSNFPFLGKIYLHGRLEKFPRWVYSLLGLVEVGLFWSRLREDPLQHLEDLPNLVSLVLDHFAYEGEELILKAGRKFQKLERLCLLELRGLTSVRVEKDSMPQLKHLEFWRCEGMEELPEGIEHLRNLCYLSFVDMSEKFNGRLAEQKHEGGGEEWKLAHVPRVEVWDLVNDEWKRLL; encoded by the coding sequence ATGGCAGAGAGTGCGGCATCGTTTCTCTTCAATCAGCTTACTCTGTTCCTCCAACAAGAGCAAGAATTGCTTGGAGGGATCGGAGATAATGCGGTGTATATTAGAGATGAATTGGGACAGATGAGGGCATTCCTTCGAGTTGCTGACGAGAAAGAAGAAACTGATCCCCAACTCAAAGAATGGGTCAACAAAGTGCGCGATATCACATATGACATTGAAGATGTCCTGGAAACATACATGCTCAAACTAGCCCATTTACATCGTGATGAAGATGGATACAAACGATACATCAAAAAGATATATGCCTCGGTGAAAACATTGATGGTCCGTCACCAAATTGCGtctgatttccaaaaaatcaaGTTGAGAATGGAAAATGTTTCCAAGACTCAACTGAGATTCAAAGACATTTATGGTTACAAGGATCAAGGATCCAGCAGTCAAACATATGACACTCGAGGTGATGCGCTTCTATTGGAAGAAGAAGAGGTCGTGGGCATTGAAAAACCAAAGAAACAGCTGGTAGAGTGGCTCAAGGAGACTCGTGATGGGCTTATGGTCATTTCAATGGTTGGCATGGGTGGGTTGGGGAAGACAACCCTTGTTAAAAAGATCTTCGATGATGCATCAGTTAAGGCCAATTTCGAATGCCATGTCTGGGTTACTGTCTCACAGAATTTCATCTTAGAAAGTCTTTTGCAAGACATGATTAACAAGCTTGCTAATGAAGTCAAGCTACGACCGCCtcaaaatcttggaacaatGAATGCCGATGAAATGAAAGAATATGTTTATAAGTTTCTCAAGGATAAAACTTACTTGATTGTCCTAGATGATGTTTGGAAAATCGACGTATGGGAATCCATCAGGTATGCGTTTCCAAGAAAGAGTGCTAGTAGCCGCATCATCATCACGACTCGCTTTTCCAGCATAGGCAATGCCGCTTGTAGCGAGACCTGTGGCCATTTGTATGATTTAGATCTTTTGAATGCTGAAGATTCAAAAAAGTTGTTTTACAGAAAGGCATTTCCACGGAACACATGTCCTTCTTATTTAAAGGAAATCTCGGAAAGTATCCTTAAGAGATGCAAGGGCTTGCCGCTTGCAATTGTTGTCATTGGTGGGCTATTAGCAACCAAGAAGAACAATTTTGAAGATTGGAAAATGTTTGAGCATAACATTGGTTTTGAATTACACGGAGACGATCTCAAAAGAATGAACAAATTACTGTCTCTGAGTTACTATGACTTGCCCTACCATCTCAAAGCATGCTACTTATACTTGAGCATTTTTCCAGAAGATTATTTCTTTGATAAGGTGGAAGTAAGTCAACTATGGATAGCAGAAGGTTTTGTGGAGGCGAAAGACGGAATGCTGCTTGAAGAAGTGGCAGAGACCTATCTTAAAGAGCTTCATAACAGAAGTCTAATCCAGGTAGCACATACCAATCATGATGGAGCCGTATGGTTTCGCATCCACGACATTCTACGAGAATacatcatttcaaaatcaagagaacaaaatatttttacagcAATTACTTGCGGAGGAGAAATGATGTTTCCTGATAAAATCAGACGCATGGCAATTCATAGCAGACTTAAAGAGACAAAAGAATTCTACAAATTGAAGTATCTCCGTTCTTTGTTTTGGTTGGAGTTGGAAGATATAAAATCACTTCTCTTCTTACAAAAGGTTTTGAGCCATTGCAGGCTAATGAAGGTATTGAATCTAAACAAAGCTCCCATAGAGAGCATCCCAAATGAGGTATTCAAACTATATCACCTCAAATATCTCAACTTAAGTAGAACAAATGTCAAGGTCATTCCAAAATCAATAGGAAATCTTGGAAATCTAGAGTCATTAAACCTCGAGGGATCCAAAGTGACAGAGGTGCCCATTGAGATTTTGAAGCTTCACAAACTTCGGCATCTCCTAGTAGAATCAGACAACGACACAGATGATGACTCTCCTGCATGGGTGCAAGGCTTGAAGGCGCCATATGAAATAGGATCTTACTTGACATCCTTACAAACGCTCTGTTGTATAGATGCAGAGGAAACAGATGGCATTAAAATAGTGCGAGAAGTAGGGAAGCTAACTCAACTCCGAAGATTAAGCATCACAAAGCTGAGAAGAGAAGATGGAATGGATCTTTGCTTGTCGCTAGTGAAGCTTACCAACATGCGGTCGCTGGAAATTTCAAGCATTAACAAGGATGAGGTGATGGATTTGGATCACTCTTTATCCTCTTCAAATTTTCCGTTTCTTGGTAAAATTTATCTTCACGGCCGTTTGGAGAAGTTTCCTAGGTGGGTGTATTCTCTCCTTGGGCTCGTTGAAGTAGGATTATTTTGGAGTAGACTAAGAGAGGATCCATTGCAACACCTTGAAGATTTGCCGAATCTAGTATCATTAGTGCTGGATCATTTTGCATATGAAGGCGAAGAATTAATTTTGAAGGCCGGCAGAAAATTTCAGAAGCTGGAAAGATTGTGTCTATTGGAATTAAGAGGATTGACAAGTGTGAGAGTGGAGAAGGATTCCATGCCTCAGCTGAAACATTTGGAATTTTGGAGATGTGAAGGAATGGAGGAGTTGCCGGAGGGCATCGAGCATTTGAGAAATCTTTGTTACCTGTCATTCGTGGATATGTCTGAGAAATTCAATGGGAGACTTGCTGAGCAGAAACACGAAGGAGGAGGAGAGGAGTGGAAGCTTGCACATGTTCCTCGAGTTGAGGTTTGGGATTTAGTCAATGATGAATGGAAACGACTGTTGTAA